In one window of Branchiostoma floridae strain S238N-H82 chromosome 14, Bfl_VNyyK, whole genome shotgun sequence DNA:
- the LOC118430412 gene encoding rap1 GTPase-activating protein 1-like isoform X4, which translates to MAEGGKLRKRSNSVAATLCDAPLTLRTYRKRSMEDGLYCADHVDHGDRSGPMSLDATTKDLIAMLEKVQSDRLDEQRCTLPEACKPRDNRDSPSPSCRPSYRLLQQVIKGEGPYPMIVAPANGRYWVDGNDPDTLTDSQGRPILPSCPAKYKLEADDTAKCYRRHFLGKEHMNFFAWDENLGHLVLSVKPETISSQEHLRLILRRHTGTIHEIVPSSCLAEFPGPARMAKLVCEDVSVERFHPVLFPKGSELLVTYDEHVLTNQYKFGVVYQKFGQVKEEDMFCNRQESPAFQEFLGLLGEQVELQDFEGYRGGLDTQHGQTGKTSVYTKFKDREVMFHVSTKLPYTEGDSQQLQRKRHIGNDIVCIIFQEENTPFTPDMIASHFLHAFIVVQPLNACSENTHYKVSVAARDDVPFFGPTLPNPAVFRKGPAFREFLLSKLINAEIASYKAERFARLEERTRSALLESLYSELNAKNLQMSGRMDAPSPDAKSESGSFFDTFRKVIRGRSQSWDIASIQNGRREKDALPHSYSEGKTAGISSILGRKGSSKRTGQKKYNRRSEADNKHPILPPLKNRNDSGVVSSTAGSNWSSPRSSPDVSPVKSHRSGNVMQQSAEEGSSSSLSNSCSSIISLGELNEEREDSDTGMESMSSGDSPNSVKQENFTCSNCMEDGGAAASNELQRQVAMLNSDINRLKIEKLELLRQNVVIQREVKKLKEKEMRQGAELSSANRELRRLRNLSLEQSHRQNTGNDNFV; encoded by the exons ACAAAAGACCTGATCGCAATGCTGGAAAAGGTCCAG AGCGACCGTCTGGATGAGCAACGTTGCACTCTGCCTGAGGCCTGCAAACCTCGTGACAACCGG GACTCTCCCAGCCCCAGTTGCAGACCGTCCTACAGACTTCTCCAACAG GTCATCAAAGGCGAGGGCCCATACCCGATGATTGTGGCCCCGGCCAATGGCAGATACTGGGTGGACGGAAATGACCCGGATACACTGACGGACAGCCAGGGGCGACCCATCCTCCCCTCCTGTCCTGCCAAGTACAAGCTAGAGGCAGATGACACTGCAAAGTGCTACAGAAGACACTTCCTGGGCAAG GAACACATGAATTTCTTTGCCTGGGATGAGAACCTGGGACATCTGGTTCTGTCTGTCAAGCCAGAGACCATCTCCTCACAGGAACACCTGAGACTCATTCTCAG ACGACACACAGGCACCATCCATGAGATTGTCCCATCCTCCTGCCTGGCGGAGTTTCCCGGCCCGGCCAGAATGGCCAAGCTGGTGTGTGAGGATGTCTCTGTGGAGAGATTCCACCCTGTCCTCTTTCCTAAG GGTTCGGAACTGCTAGTGACGTACGACGAGCATGTCCTGACCAATCAGTACAAGTTTGGGGTGGTGTACCAGAAGTTTGGGCAGGTGAAAGAGGAGGACATGTTCTGCAACAGGCAGGAGAGCCCGGCCTTCCAGGAGTTCCTGGGCCTCCTAGGGGAGCAGGTGGAACTGCAGGACTTCGAGGGTTACCGGGGAGGACTGGACACGCAGCATGGCCAGACCGGCAAGACTTCTGTGTACACCAAGTTCAAGGACAG GGAGGTTATGTTCCATGTGTCCACCAAGCTGCCCTACACGGAGGGGGACAGCCAGCAGCTGCAGAGGAAGAGACACATCGGGAACGACATTGTCTGTATCATCTTCCAGGAGGAGAACACGCCGTTCACCCCGGACATGATCGCCTCACACTTCCTCCACGCCTTCATCGTGGTTCAGCCTCTCAACGCCTGCTCAGAGAACACACATTACAAG GTCTCTGTAGCAGCACGTGATGATGTACCGTTCTTCGGGCCGACCCTCCCGAATCCCGCAGTCTTCAGGAAGGGACCGGCCTTCCGCGAGTTCCTCCTCAGTAAACTCATCAATGCAGAGATCGCATCTTACAAGGCTGAGAGATTCGCAAGGCTGGAG GAGAGAACAAGATCAGCACTCCTTGAGTCTCTGTACTCCGAACTGAACGCCAAGAACTTGCAGATGAGTGGTCGCATGGACGCACCGTCGCCAGATGCCAAGAGTGAAAGCGGTAGCTTCTTCGACACATTCCGAAAGGTCATACGGGGTCGGAGCCAGTCTTGGGACATTGCCTCCATTCAGAACGGCAGACGTGAGAAGGACGCTCTACCGCACAGTTACAGTGAGGGCAAGACAGCGGGAATT TCATCCATCCTAGGCAGAAAAGGCTCCAGTAAGCGGACTGGTCAGAAGAAGTACAACAGAAGATCAGAGGCAGACAACAAACATCCCATCCTGCCGCCGCTAAAGAACCGCAACGACTCTGGGGTCGTGTCCTCGACCGCCGGGTCTAACTGGTCATCTCCACGGAGCTCGCCTGACGTGTCACCTGTCAAGTCACATCGGTCAGGAAATGTCAT GCAGCAGAGTGCAGAGGAGGGTTCATCGTCGTCCCTGTCCAACTCCTGCAGCAGTATCATCAGCCTGGGCGAGCTGAACGAGGAGAGGGAGGATTCGGACACTGGGATGGAGAGCATGTCGTCAGGAGACTCTCCCAACAGTGTGAAACAGGAGAACTTTACCTGCAGTAACTGTATGGAGGATGGGGGCGCCGCAGCTAGTAATG AACTGCAGAGGCAAGTGGCCATGCTGAATTCTGACATCAACAGATTGAAGATCGAGAAGCTGGAACTCCTGCGGCAGAACGTGGTGATCCAACGCGAAGTCAAGAAGTTGAAAGAGAAAGAGATGAGACAGGGCGCTGAGCTGTCGTCAGCAAACCGGGAACTTCGGCGACTCAGAAATCTTTCACTGGAGCAGTCCCACCGACAGAACACAGGAAACGACAACTTTGTCTGA
- the LOC118430412 gene encoding rap1 GTPase-activating protein 1-like isoform X5 — protein MEDGLYCADHVDHGDRSGPMSLDATTKDLIAMLEKVQSDRLDEQRCTLPEACKPRDNRDSPSPSCRPSYRLLQQVIKGEGPYPMIVAPANGRYWVDGNDPDTLTDSQGRPILPSCPAKYKLEADDTAKCYRRHFLGKEHMNFFAWDENLGHLVLSVKPETISSQEHLRLILRRHTGTIHEIVPSSCLAEFPGPARMAKLVCEDVSVERFHPVLFPKGSELLVTYDEHVLTNQYKFGVVYQKFGQVKEEDMFCNRQESPAFQEFLGLLGEQVELQDFEGYRGGLDTQHGQTGKTSVYTKFKDREVMFHVSTKLPYTEGDSQQLQRKRHIGNDIVCIIFQEENTPFTPDMIASHFLHAFIVVQPLNACSENTHYKVSVAARDDVPFFGPTLPNPAVFRKGPAFREFLLSKLINAEIASYKAERFARLEERTRSALLESLYSELNAKNLQMSGRMDAPSPDAKSESGSFFDTFRKVIRGRSQSWDIASIQNGRREKDALPHSYSEGKTAGISSILGRKGSSKRTGQKKYNRRSEADNKHPILPPLKNRNDSGVVSSTAGSNWSSPRSSPDVSPVKSHRSGNVMQQSAEEGSSSSLSNSCSSIISLGELNEEREDSDTGMESMSSGDSPNSVKQENFTCSNCMEDGGAAASNELQRQVAMLNSDINRLKIEKLELLRQNVVIQREVKKLKEKEMRQGAELSSANRELRRLRNLSLEQSHRQNTGNDNFV, from the exons ACAAAAGACCTGATCGCAATGCTGGAAAAGGTCCAG AGCGACCGTCTGGATGAGCAACGTTGCACTCTGCCTGAGGCCTGCAAACCTCGTGACAACCGG GACTCTCCCAGCCCCAGTTGCAGACCGTCCTACAGACTTCTCCAACAG GTCATCAAAGGCGAGGGCCCATACCCGATGATTGTGGCCCCGGCCAATGGCAGATACTGGGTGGACGGAAATGACCCGGATACACTGACGGACAGCCAGGGGCGACCCATCCTCCCCTCCTGTCCTGCCAAGTACAAGCTAGAGGCAGATGACACTGCAAAGTGCTACAGAAGACACTTCCTGGGCAAG GAACACATGAATTTCTTTGCCTGGGATGAGAACCTGGGACATCTGGTTCTGTCTGTCAAGCCAGAGACCATCTCCTCACAGGAACACCTGAGACTCATTCTCAG ACGACACACAGGCACCATCCATGAGATTGTCCCATCCTCCTGCCTGGCGGAGTTTCCCGGCCCGGCCAGAATGGCCAAGCTGGTGTGTGAGGATGTCTCTGTGGAGAGATTCCACCCTGTCCTCTTTCCTAAG GGTTCGGAACTGCTAGTGACGTACGACGAGCATGTCCTGACCAATCAGTACAAGTTTGGGGTGGTGTACCAGAAGTTTGGGCAGGTGAAAGAGGAGGACATGTTCTGCAACAGGCAGGAGAGCCCGGCCTTCCAGGAGTTCCTGGGCCTCCTAGGGGAGCAGGTGGAACTGCAGGACTTCGAGGGTTACCGGGGAGGACTGGACACGCAGCATGGCCAGACCGGCAAGACTTCTGTGTACACCAAGTTCAAGGACAG GGAGGTTATGTTCCATGTGTCCACCAAGCTGCCCTACACGGAGGGGGACAGCCAGCAGCTGCAGAGGAAGAGACACATCGGGAACGACATTGTCTGTATCATCTTCCAGGAGGAGAACACGCCGTTCACCCCGGACATGATCGCCTCACACTTCCTCCACGCCTTCATCGTGGTTCAGCCTCTCAACGCCTGCTCAGAGAACACACATTACAAG GTCTCTGTAGCAGCACGTGATGATGTACCGTTCTTCGGGCCGACCCTCCCGAATCCCGCAGTCTTCAGGAAGGGACCGGCCTTCCGCGAGTTCCTCCTCAGTAAACTCATCAATGCAGAGATCGCATCTTACAAGGCTGAGAGATTCGCAAGGCTGGAG GAGAGAACAAGATCAGCACTCCTTGAGTCTCTGTACTCCGAACTGAACGCCAAGAACTTGCAGATGAGTGGTCGCATGGACGCACCGTCGCCAGATGCCAAGAGTGAAAGCGGTAGCTTCTTCGACACATTCCGAAAGGTCATACGGGGTCGGAGCCAGTCTTGGGACATTGCCTCCATTCAGAACGGCAGACGTGAGAAGGACGCTCTACCGCACAGTTACAGTGAGGGCAAGACAGCGGGAATT TCATCCATCCTAGGCAGAAAAGGCTCCAGTAAGCGGACTGGTCAGAAGAAGTACAACAGAAGATCAGAGGCAGACAACAAACATCCCATCCTGCCGCCGCTAAAGAACCGCAACGACTCTGGGGTCGTGTCCTCGACCGCCGGGTCTAACTGGTCATCTCCACGGAGCTCGCCTGACGTGTCACCTGTCAAGTCACATCGGTCAGGAAATGTCAT GCAGCAGAGTGCAGAGGAGGGTTCATCGTCGTCCCTGTCCAACTCCTGCAGCAGTATCATCAGCCTGGGCGAGCTGAACGAGGAGAGGGAGGATTCGGACACTGGGATGGAGAGCATGTCGTCAGGAGACTCTCCCAACAGTGTGAAACAGGAGAACTTTACCTGCAGTAACTGTATGGAGGATGGGGGCGCCGCAGCTAGTAATG AACTGCAGAGGCAAGTGGCCATGCTGAATTCTGACATCAACAGATTGAAGATCGAGAAGCTGGAACTCCTGCGGCAGAACGTGGTGATCCAACGCGAAGTCAAGAAGTTGAAAGAGAAAGAGATGAGACAGGGCGCTGAGCTGTCGTCAGCAAACCGGGAACTTCGGCGACTCAGAAATCTTTCACTGGAGCAGTCCCACCGACAGAACACAGGAAACGACAACTTTGTCTGA
- the LOC118430412 gene encoding rap1 GTPase-activating protein 1-like isoform X3, with amino-acid sequence MMLAKRPTMLCSPFSSPFPSPFRKKRNTVRKRSMEDGLYCADHVDHGDRSGPMSLDATTKDLIAMLEKVQSDRLDEQRCTLPEACKPRDNRDSPSPSCRPSYRLLQQVIKGEGPYPMIVAPANGRYWVDGNDPDTLTDSQGRPILPSCPAKYKLEADDTAKCYRRHFLGKEHMNFFAWDENLGHLVLSVKPETISSQEHLRLILRRHTGTIHEIVPSSCLAEFPGPARMAKLVCEDVSVERFHPVLFPKGSELLVTYDEHVLTNQYKFGVVYQKFGQVKEEDMFCNRQESPAFQEFLGLLGEQVELQDFEGYRGGLDTQHGQTGKTSVYTKFKDREVMFHVSTKLPYTEGDSQQLQRKRHIGNDIVCIIFQEENTPFTPDMIASHFLHAFIVVQPLNACSENTHYKVSVAARDDVPFFGPTLPNPAVFRKGPAFREFLLSKLINAEIASYKAERFARLEERTRSALLESLYSELNAKNLQMSGRMDAPSPDAKSESGSFFDTFRKVIRGRSQSWDIASIQNGRREKDALPHSYSEGKTAGISSILGRKGSSKRTGQKKYNRRSEADNKHPILPPLKNRNDSGVVSSTAGSNWSSPRSSPDVSPVKSHRSGNVMQQSAEEGSSSSLSNSCSSIISLGELNEEREDSDTGMESMSSGDSPNSVKQENFTCSNCMEDGGAAASNELQRQVAMLNSDINRLKIEKLELLRQNVVIQREVKKLKEKEMRQGAELSSANRELRRLRNLSLEQSHRQNTGNDNFV; translated from the exons ACAAAAGACCTGATCGCAATGCTGGAAAAGGTCCAG AGCGACCGTCTGGATGAGCAACGTTGCACTCTGCCTGAGGCCTGCAAACCTCGTGACAACCGG GACTCTCCCAGCCCCAGTTGCAGACCGTCCTACAGACTTCTCCAACAG GTCATCAAAGGCGAGGGCCCATACCCGATGATTGTGGCCCCGGCCAATGGCAGATACTGGGTGGACGGAAATGACCCGGATACACTGACGGACAGCCAGGGGCGACCCATCCTCCCCTCCTGTCCTGCCAAGTACAAGCTAGAGGCAGATGACACTGCAAAGTGCTACAGAAGACACTTCCTGGGCAAG GAACACATGAATTTCTTTGCCTGGGATGAGAACCTGGGACATCTGGTTCTGTCTGTCAAGCCAGAGACCATCTCCTCACAGGAACACCTGAGACTCATTCTCAG ACGACACACAGGCACCATCCATGAGATTGTCCCATCCTCCTGCCTGGCGGAGTTTCCCGGCCCGGCCAGAATGGCCAAGCTGGTGTGTGAGGATGTCTCTGTGGAGAGATTCCACCCTGTCCTCTTTCCTAAG GGTTCGGAACTGCTAGTGACGTACGACGAGCATGTCCTGACCAATCAGTACAAGTTTGGGGTGGTGTACCAGAAGTTTGGGCAGGTGAAAGAGGAGGACATGTTCTGCAACAGGCAGGAGAGCCCGGCCTTCCAGGAGTTCCTGGGCCTCCTAGGGGAGCAGGTGGAACTGCAGGACTTCGAGGGTTACCGGGGAGGACTGGACACGCAGCATGGCCAGACCGGCAAGACTTCTGTGTACACCAAGTTCAAGGACAG GGAGGTTATGTTCCATGTGTCCACCAAGCTGCCCTACACGGAGGGGGACAGCCAGCAGCTGCAGAGGAAGAGACACATCGGGAACGACATTGTCTGTATCATCTTCCAGGAGGAGAACACGCCGTTCACCCCGGACATGATCGCCTCACACTTCCTCCACGCCTTCATCGTGGTTCAGCCTCTCAACGCCTGCTCAGAGAACACACATTACAAG GTCTCTGTAGCAGCACGTGATGATGTACCGTTCTTCGGGCCGACCCTCCCGAATCCCGCAGTCTTCAGGAAGGGACCGGCCTTCCGCGAGTTCCTCCTCAGTAAACTCATCAATGCAGAGATCGCATCTTACAAGGCTGAGAGATTCGCAAGGCTGGAG GAGAGAACAAGATCAGCACTCCTTGAGTCTCTGTACTCCGAACTGAACGCCAAGAACTTGCAGATGAGTGGTCGCATGGACGCACCGTCGCCAGATGCCAAGAGTGAAAGCGGTAGCTTCTTCGACACATTCCGAAAGGTCATACGGGGTCGGAGCCAGTCTTGGGACATTGCCTCCATTCAGAACGGCAGACGTGAGAAGGACGCTCTACCGCACAGTTACAGTGAGGGCAAGACAGCGGGAATT TCATCCATCCTAGGCAGAAAAGGCTCCAGTAAGCGGACTGGTCAGAAGAAGTACAACAGAAGATCAGAGGCAGACAACAAACATCCCATCCTGCCGCCGCTAAAGAACCGCAACGACTCTGGGGTCGTGTCCTCGACCGCCGGGTCTAACTGGTCATCTCCACGGAGCTCGCCTGACGTGTCACCTGTCAAGTCACATCGGTCAGGAAATGTCAT GCAGCAGAGTGCAGAGGAGGGTTCATCGTCGTCCCTGTCCAACTCCTGCAGCAGTATCATCAGCCTGGGCGAGCTGAACGAGGAGAGGGAGGATTCGGACACTGGGATGGAGAGCATGTCGTCAGGAGACTCTCCCAACAGTGTGAAACAGGAGAACTTTACCTGCAGTAACTGTATGGAGGATGGGGGCGCCGCAGCTAGTAATG AACTGCAGAGGCAAGTGGCCATGCTGAATTCTGACATCAACAGATTGAAGATCGAGAAGCTGGAACTCCTGCGGCAGAACGTGGTGATCCAACGCGAAGTCAAGAAGTTGAAAGAGAAAGAGATGAGACAGGGCGCTGAGCTGTCGTCAGCAAACCGGGAACTTCGGCGACTCAGAAATCTTTCACTGGAGCAGTCCCACCGACAGAACACAGGAAACGACAACTTTGTCTGA
- the LOC118430586 gene encoding sulfotransferase family cytosolic 1B member 1-like, translating to MSSAQLTRLVHNGVLYPGAVTREILEAMKTFQTRDDDIVIASYAKTGTNWTLEIVTQILQAAGRTAASSDDHIIGKLEFHYPENPHPSHVLLEDAPSPRVILTHLTPRTAPPGITNPRGKEKILVVMRNPKDVAVSFYHFTLKRRGKNAGELSWPKFCQDFLDGKEIHGSFFDHVLSWWQKRDDPHFIFLKFEDMKKDINSEVKKIAKFLEAELDSATIADIAERCTFEGMKATLDNSRYADRRVMARKGIVGDWKNYFTDEQNQAFDAVYEERLKGTGLEFEFE from the exons ATGTCGTCTGCCCAACTGACCAGACTTGTGCATAACGGAGTGCTGTATCCTGGTGCCGTCACCAGAGAAATCCTCGAGGCCATGAAAACCTTCCAGACTCGGGATGACGATATCGTCATTGCTAGCTACGCCAAGACAG GCACGAACTGGACCCTTGAGATCGTGACACAGATACTGCAGGCCGCGGGGCGGACAGCCGCCAGCTCTGACGACCACATCATCGGCAAGCTGGAGTTCCACTATCCCGAGAACCCCCACCCCTCACACGTGCTACTGGAGGACGCCCCCTCCCCACGGGTCATTCTCACCCACCTCACCCCCAGGACGGCACCCCCCGGGATAACCAACCCACGGGGCAAG GAGAAGATTCTGGTAGTGATGAGGAACCCAAAGGACGTGGCGGTCTCCTTCTATCACTTCACCTTGAAGCGGCGAGGAAAGAATGCTGGCGAACTTTCATGGCCTAAATTCTGCCAAGACTTTCTTGATGGGAAAG AGATCCACGGCAGCTTCTTTGATCACGTGCTGTCCTGGTGGCAGAAGCGCGACGACCCCCACTTCATCTTCCTCAAGTTTGAGGACATGAAAAAG GACATCAACAGCGAGGTGAAAAAAATCGCAAAGTTCCTGGAAGCTGAACTAGACTCCGCCACCATCGCGGACATCGCGGAAAGATGTACATTCGAGGGTATGAAGGCAACCCTGGACAACTCCCGGTATGCCGACAGGAGGGTCATGGCTAGGAAAG GAATTGTCGGTGACTGGAAGAACTACTTCACGGATGAACAAAACCAAGCCTTCGATGCCGTGTACGAGGAGAGACTGAAAGGGACTGGTCTGGAGTTTGAATTTGAATAG
- the LOC118430587 gene encoding histone H3-like encodes MARTKQTARKSTGGKAPRKQLATKAARKSAPATGGVKKPHRYRPGTVALREIRRYQKSTELLIRKLPFQRLIREIAQDFKTDLRFQSSAVLALQEAAEAYLVGLFEDTNLCAIHAKRVTIMPKDIQLARRIRGERA; translated from the exons ATGGCTCGTACCAAACAGACGGCCCGTAAGTCTACCGGCGGGAAGGCGCCCCGTAAGCAGCTGGCCACCAAAGCCGCGAGGAAGAGCGCTCCGGCCACCGGCGGCGTCAAGAAACCACATcgctacaggccag GCACGGTGGCGCTGCGCGAGATCCGCCGTTACCAGAAGTCCACCGAGCTGCTGATCCGTAAGCTGCCGTTCCAGCGCCTCATCCGGGAGATCGCGCAG GACTTTAAGACAGACTTGCGGTTCCAGAGCTCGGCAGTGCTGGCCCTACAGGAGGCGGCTGAGGCGTACCTGGTCGGACTGTTCGAGGACACCAACCTGTGCGCCATCCACGCCAAGCGCGTCACCATCATGCCCAAGGACATCCAGCTGGCCCGCCGCATCCGTGGGGAACGCGCTTAG
- the LOC118431006 gene encoding gastrula zinc finger protein XlCGF57.1-like: protein MATSGISSDVIENSLEGEFAATIVTAKHYKCEECSKQFSCLSSLKIHIRTHTGEKPYRCEECSRQFSQLGSLKTHIRTHTGEKPYNCEECNMQFTTTDVLKKHMRTHTGEKPYNCEECSKQFTDQGNLKKHMRTHTGEKPYICEECSKQFRHMSSLKQHMKTHTGEKPYRCEKCTKKFSRSHHLEAHMRTHTGEKPYRCEECSKQYRQQGDLKRHLMTHTGEKPYRCEECNKQFSQKGNLKIHMRTHTGEKPYICKECSKQFSQISDLKTHMRTHTGEKPYKCEECSKQFTDQGNLKKHMRTHTGEKPYMCEECSKQFTAKGGLRIHMRTHTGEKPYRCEECSKQFSDPGHWRTHLRTHTGEKPYKCEECSKQFTTLGRLKMHMQTHTGERPFQCEECSKQFTSCGGLKRHLQTHTGEKPYKCEECSKQFTTLGYLKIHMRTHTGEKPFQCEECSKQFTNCGSLKSHLRSHTGEKPFKCEECSKQFSHYCSLKTHMRTHTGEKPYKCEECTKQFTNQGDLKKHMRTHTGEKPFKCEECSKQFTILNTLKIHMRTHTGEKPYQCVECSKRFSQLGSLKNHMQTHTGRV, encoded by the coding sequence ATGGCAACTAGTGGAATCAGCTCTGATGTCATTGAAAACAGTTTGGAAGGAGAGTTTGCTGCCACAATTGTGACTGCAAAAcactacaaatgtgaggagtgcagcaagcagttcagttgCCTGAGTAGTCTGAAGATTCACATccggactcacacaggcgagaaaccttaccgatgtgaggagtgtagcagacagttcagtcagctgggcaGTTTGAAGACTCACAttcggactcacaccggtgagaaaccctacaactgtgaggagtgcaacatgCAGTTTACTACGACAGATgttctgaagaaacacatgcggacacacactggagagaagccATACAattgtgaggaatgcagcaagcagtttactGACcagggtaatctgaagaaacacatgcggacacacactggtgaaaaaccctacatttgtgaggagtgcagcaagcagttcagacATATGTCTAGTCTAAAGCagcacatgaaaactcacactggagagaagccttacaggtgtgagaagtGTACCAAGAAGTTCAGTAGGTCGCATCATCTGGAGgcacacatgcgcactcacacaggggagaaaccctacaggtgtgaggagtgcagcaagcaatACCGTCAGCAGGGTGATTTGAAAAGACACCTGatgactcacaccggtgagaaaccctacaggtgtgaggagtgcaataAACAGTTCAGTCAGAAGGGCAATCTTAAGAtccacatgcgaactcacacaggagagaaaccgtacATATGcaaggagtgcagcaagcagttcagtcagataagtgatctgaagactcacatgcggactcacactggagagaagccctacaagtgtgaggaatgcagcaagcagtttactGACcagggtaatctgaagaaacacatgcggacacacactggtgaaaaaccctacatgtgtgaggagtgcagcaagcagttcactgCCAAGGGAGGTCTGAGGattcacatgcgaactcacactggggagaaaccctacagatgtgaggaatgtagcaagcagttcagtgacccCGGGCACTGGAGAACTCActtgagaactcacacaggggagaaaccctacaagtgtgaggagtgtagcaagcagttcactACCCTGGGTAGACTGAAGAtgcacatgcaaactcacaccGGGGAGAGACCATtccagtgtgaggagtgcagcaagcagttcactaGCTGTGGTGGTTTAAAGAGACACTtgcaaactcacacaggggagaaaccctacaagtgtgaagaatgtagcaagcagttcactACCCTGGGTTATCTGAAGattcacatgcgaactcacaccggggagaaaccattccagtgtgaggagtgtagcaagcagttcactAACTGTGGTAGTTTAAAGAGCCACTTGCGAagtcacacaggggagaaaccctttaagtgtgaggagtgcagcaagcagttcagtcactACTGTagtctgaaaactcacatgcggacccacactggggagaagccctacaagtgtgaagagTGCACCAAGCAGTTCACGAACCagggtgatctgaagaaacacatgcgaactcacaccggagagaagccattcaagtgtgaggaatgcagcaagcagttcactaTTCTGAATACTCTGAAGattcacatgcgaactcacacaggggaaaaaccctaccaGTGTGTGGAGTGCAGCAAGCgattcagtcagctgggtagtCTGAAGAatcacatgcagacacacactgGAAGAGTGTAA